In Sphingopyxis sp. 113P3, one DNA window encodes the following:
- the nuoN gene encoding NADH-quinone oxidoreductase subunit NuoN yields MTGDLALIWPELILTIGGLVTLMLGAFAGDRRVGLYQLAALLTLAAAAAAVVALFGTDASVFSGTLAVDGFGGFAKLIIYGASLICIAVAPRYFGEAMRAEYSALILFAALGMGIMASSRDLMTLYVGLELNSLASYVLASFLRGDDRSSEAGLKYFVLGALASGILLFGISLLYGFSGTTDFAGVATAMGSGIDIGLLFGIVFVIAGLAFKISAVPFHMWTPDVYEGAPTPVTTFFASAPKVAAMALLTRVLIDAMGASGPALAAWQQIIIFLSLASIILGAVGAIGQKNIKRLLAYSSINNVGFMLIGLAAGTQQGVEAVLTYLLVYVVTTIGAFLFVMQLRDADGRMVESIPAYAGLSKRQPGLAAAMAVFLFSLAAIPPLFGFWPKYLVFEAAVNAGLVPLAVAGVVVSVIGAFYYIAIVKTMFFDDEAESAIRNDGTRLEGAVIAASALWLSLIGFLFIPMLAVAAQSAASVLF; encoded by the coding sequence CGATCGTCGGGTCGGACTTTATCAGCTCGCTGCGCTGTTGACGCTCGCGGCGGCGGCAGCGGCAGTGGTCGCCTTGTTCGGTACCGACGCTTCGGTCTTTTCAGGCACGCTCGCGGTTGACGGCTTTGGCGGTTTTGCAAAGCTCATCATCTATGGTGCAAGCTTGATCTGCATCGCTGTAGCCCCCCGCTATTTTGGTGAGGCGATGCGCGCCGAATATTCGGCGCTGATCCTGTTTGCCGCGCTCGGCATGGGTATCATGGCGTCCTCGCGCGACCTCATGACCCTCTATGTCGGGCTCGAGCTCAATAGCCTTGCCTCTTATGTGCTTGCGAGCTTCCTGCGCGGCGACGACCGGTCGAGCGAGGCGGGTCTCAAATATTTCGTGCTCGGCGCGCTCGCCTCGGGCATTCTTCTGTTCGGAATCTCGTTGCTCTACGGCTTTTCGGGCACCACCGATTTCGCTGGCGTTGCGACCGCAATGGGCAGCGGGATCGATATCGGCCTCCTGTTCGGTATCGTCTTCGTGATTGCCGGTCTCGCCTTCAAGATCAGCGCGGTTCCCTTCCATATGTGGACCCCTGACGTTTACGAGGGCGCGCCGACGCCGGTCACGACCTTCTTCGCCAGCGCGCCGAAAGTTGCCGCGATGGCGCTGCTGACGCGCGTCCTCATCGACGCGATGGGCGCTTCGGGTCCGGCGCTTGCCGCCTGGCAGCAGATCATCATCTTCCTCTCGCTCGCCTCGATCATCCTCGGGGCGGTCGGTGCGATCGGGCAGAAGAATATCAAGCGGCTGCTCGCCTATTCCTCGATCAACAACGTCGGCTTCATGTTGATCGGCCTCGCTGCGGGAACGCAGCAAGGGGTTGAGGCAGTCCTCACCTATCTCCTCGTCTATGTTGTCACGACGATCGGTGCCTTTCTGTTCGTCATGCAGTTGCGGGATGCCGACGGGCGGATGGTCGAGAGCATCCCCGCCTATGCCGGCTTGTCGAAGCGCCAGCCCGGGCTTGCCGCGGCCATGGCAGTGTTTCTCTTCAGCCTCGCGGCGATCCCGCCGCTGTTCGGTTTCTGGCCGAAGTATCTGGTTTTCGAAGCTGCAGTGAATGCGGGGCTCGTGCCGTTGGCGGTCGCGGGCGTCGTGGTCTCCGTGATCGGCGCCTTCTATTATATCGCGATCGTCAAGACGATGTTCTTCGACGACGAAGCCGAGTCGGCGATCCGCAATGATGGGACGAGACTCGAAGGTGCGGTCATCGCGGCAAGCGCCCTGTGGCTGTCGCTGATCGGCTTTTTGTTCATCCCGATGCTCGCGGTGGCAGCTCAAAGCGCCGCGTCGGTGCTGTTCTGA
- a CDS encoding biotin--[acetyl-CoA-carboxylase] ligase: protein MAVADRLFVHPDARGGSSKRRVGAVLIAPIERIAETGSTNADLLARLARGEHVGEGHWLIADRQTAGRGRLGRAWGDGEGNFMGSTVVQLTAGDPSPATLALVVAVALARVVKALAPAVAFELKWPNDLIVDGAKCSGILLERTGDAVVVGVGVNLVSAPDLPDRPTFAFANAGIAVDRDRFAEALAIALVDALRSWRQEGVESIVRAWLPLGHPVGTPLRVSEADVAGTFDGLAPDGALRLRLAGGKVMLIHAGDVELRPADKGE, encoded by the coding sequence GTGGCTGTCGCTGATCGGCTTTTTGTTCATCCCGATGCTCGCGGTGGCAGCTCAAAGCGCCGCGTCGGTGCTGTTCTGATCGCGCCGATCGAGCGCATCGCCGAGACCGGTTCGACCAACGCCGATCTGCTCGCGCGGCTTGCGCGCGGCGAACATGTCGGCGAGGGGCACTGGCTGATAGCCGACCGGCAGACCGCTGGGCGGGGGCGGCTCGGCCGCGCCTGGGGCGACGGAGAGGGCAATTTCATGGGCTCGACCGTCGTGCAGCTGACGGCGGGCGATCCGTCGCCGGCAACGCTCGCGCTGGTCGTTGCGGTCGCGCTTGCAAGAGTGGTCAAGGCATTGGCGCCGGCGGTTGCCTTCGAGCTCAAATGGCCGAACGACCTCATCGTCGATGGCGCGAAATGCTCGGGCATCCTGCTTGAACGCACCGGAGACGCGGTGGTCGTGGGTGTCGGGGTCAATCTTGTCTCGGCACCCGACCTGCCGGACCGGCCGACCTTTGCGTTCGCGAACGCAGGGATTGCGGTCGATCGCGACCGCTTCGCCGAGGCGCTGGCGATCGCGCTCGTCGATGCGCTGCGTAGCTGGCGGCAGGAAGGCGTCGAAAGCATCGTCAGGGCCTGGCTGCCGCTCGGTCATCCGGTCGGAACACCGCTTCGCGTGTCTGAGGCGGATGTCGCCGGGACATTCGACGGTCTTGCCCCTGACGGCGCGCTGCGCTTGCGCCTGGCAGGCGGGAAGGTCATGCTCATCCATGCGGGAGACGTCGAGCTTCGTCCCGCCGATAAAGGGGAATAA
- a CDS encoding type III pantothenate kinase — protein MLLAIDVGNTNAKFALYRGTELLARWRIATDDRRTADEYMVWLDQLLRIEGHDRGDVDAVIISTVVPRALHNLRLLADKYFGVEALIAGREPVSWRIALKVDEPQSVGADRACNAISAQAIAPGVDKLVISFGTATTFDHIGPEGGYLGGIIAPGVNLSLEALVAAAAKLPRIAIEAPASASVIGRTTESQMLIGVYWGYVAMIEGLIARMKAEVARPMTVIATGGLATLFEEHAHLFDRIEPDLTLNGLMHLYQQRSAGA, from the coding sequence GTGCTGCTCGCGATTGATGTCGGCAACACCAACGCCAAATTCGCGCTTTATCGCGGCACCGAGCTGCTCGCGCGCTGGCGGATCGCGACCGACGACCGCCGCACGGCGGACGAATATATGGTCTGGCTCGACCAGCTTCTGCGCATCGAAGGCCACGACCGCGGCGATGTCGACGCGGTGATCATTTCGACCGTCGTGCCGCGTGCGCTCCACAATCTGCGCCTGCTGGCCGACAAATATTTCGGGGTCGAGGCGCTCATTGCGGGCCGCGAGCCGGTGAGCTGGCGGATTGCGCTCAAGGTCGACGAACCGCAGTCGGTTGGCGCTGACCGCGCGTGCAATGCGATTTCGGCGCAGGCGATTGCCCCCGGCGTGGACAAGCTTGTCATAAGTTTCGGGACCGCGACCACCTTCGACCATATCGGGCCTGAAGGCGGCTATCTTGGCGGGATCATCGCCCCGGGCGTCAATCTTTCGCTTGAGGCACTGGTCGCTGCGGCCGCAAAGCTGCCGCGGATCGCGATCGAAGCACCGGCGAGCGCAAGCGTCATTGGCCGCACGACCGAAAGCCAGATGCTGATCGGCGTCTATTGGGGCTATGTCGCAATGATCGAAGGGCTCATTGCGCGGATGAAGGCCGAGGTCGCGCGGCCGATGACCGTCATCGCAACGGGCGGCCTTGCCACGCTCTTTGAGGAACATGCCCATTTGTTCGACCGAATCGAACCCGATTTGACGCTGAACGGCCTGATGCACCTTTATCAGCAGCGGAGTGCTGGCGCATGA
- a CDS encoding ribonuclease J: MTTPGKELLFLALGGSGEIGMNANLYGCDGKWIMLDLGVTFGSQDYPGIDIVMPDLEFIEDRKEDLIGIVLTHGHEDHIGAIPYLAADLGVPLYANRFTAGLIAHKLAEEGLEKDVEIKVVDIDDNFQLGPFGIRLVPLAHSILEMSAVVIDTPYGRIFHTGDWKLDEEPILGVPATAEALTAIGDEGIDCLVCDSTNAFNVEASGSEGALRKGLEAAVGAAKGRVVVTTFASNAARLATLGAVARATGRSLCVAGRSLDRILGVARSVGYLKDFPATVDFDEAMRLPRDKLMVIATGGQGEPRAALARIANDMHQIKLEAGDTVVFSSKQIPGNEVAIGRIMNQLAARDVLTVTEKQAHIHVSGHPGKPELAALYGWLRPKLIVPVHGEIRHMHEQARFALESGVPGALVQENGDLVRLAPGPAAIVERVRSGRLILDGDVILPADGDTINERRKLALHGHISVATIFSGNRFVESAISYRGVPVEDDREAFIDEMRDAAEQAATGPARDREKLREAIRLGVRRIATDWTGKKPVVDVMLVDI, encoded by the coding sequence ATGACGACACCCGGCAAGGAACTGCTCTTTCTCGCACTCGGCGGGTCGGGCGAGATCGGCATGAACGCAAATCTTTATGGCTGCGACGGCAAATGGATCATGCTCGACCTCGGCGTGACCTTCGGCAGCCAGGACTATCCGGGTATCGACATCGTCATGCCGGACCTTGAATTCATCGAGGATCGCAAGGAGGATCTGATCGGCATCGTGCTCACCCACGGGCATGAGGATCATATCGGTGCCATTCCCTATCTCGCGGCCGACCTTGGCGTCCCGCTTTATGCCAACCGCTTCACCGCGGGGCTTATTGCGCACAAGCTAGCCGAAGAGGGGCTGGAGAAAGACGTCGAGATCAAGGTCGTCGATATCGACGACAATTTCCAGCTCGGTCCCTTCGGCATTCGGCTCGTCCCGCTGGCCCATTCGATCCTCGAAATGAGCGCGGTGGTGATCGACACGCCCTATGGCCGCATTTTCCATACCGGCGACTGGAAGCTCGACGAAGAGCCGATCCTCGGCGTTCCCGCGACCGCCGAAGCGCTGACGGCGATTGGCGATGAAGGAATTGATTGTCTCGTCTGCGACTCGACGAACGCCTTCAATGTCGAAGCCTCGGGCAGCGAGGGCGCCTTGCGCAAAGGGCTGGAGGCAGCCGTCGGCGCCGCAAAGGGCAGGGTGGTCGTCACGACATTCGCCTCGAATGCGGCGCGGCTCGCGACGCTCGGCGCAGTTGCAAGAGCCACGGGACGCAGCCTGTGCGTTGCGGGGCGCTCGCTTGACCGCATCCTTGGCGTTGCGCGGTCGGTTGGCTATCTTAAGGACTTTCCCGCGACGGTCGATTTCGATGAGGCCATGCGCCTTCCGCGCGACAAGCTGATGGTGATCGCCACCGGCGGGCAGGGCGAACCGCGCGCAGCGCTCGCGCGCATTGCAAACGACATGCACCAGATCAAGCTCGAGGCGGGCGACACCGTCGTTTTCTCCTCGAAGCAGATCCCGGGCAACGAGGTCGCAATCGGACGGATCATGAACCAGCTCGCTGCGCGCGACGTGCTCACCGTTACCGAGAAGCAGGCGCATATTCACGTCAGCGGTCACCCCGGTAAGCCCGAACTCGCAGCGCTTTATGGCTGGCTGCGGCCAAAGCTCATCGTTCCCGTTCACGGCGAAATCCGGCACATGCATGAGCAGGCCCGCTTCGCTCTCGAAAGCGGTGTGCCTGGCGCGCTGGTACAGGAAAATGGTGATCTTGTCCGCCTCGCCCCAGGTCCAGCCGCGATCGTCGAACGCGTCCGCTCGGGCCGCCTCATCCTCGATGGCGACGTGATCCTCCCCGCCGATGGCGATACGATCAATGAACGGCGCAAGCTCGCGCTCCATGGCCATATTTCGGTGGCGACGATCTTCTCAGGCAACCGCTTCGTTGAAAGCGCGATCAGCTATCGCGGCGTACCCGTCGAGGATGATCGCGAGGCTTTCATCGATGAAATGCGCGATGCTGCGGAACAGGCCGCCACGGGACCTGCCCGCGACCGCGAAAAGCTGCGCGAGGCGATCCGGCTCGGCGTGCGGCGGATCGCGACCGACTGGACGGGCAAGAAGCCCGTCGTCGACGTCATGCTTGTCGATATCTGA
- a CDS encoding DUF1467 family protein, with amino-acid sequence MKWTSALAIYLLFWAFSAFFVLPFHGRKAEDDAEPLVKGQEPGAPATVRPLRILAQMTIVATISFVIYYIAYVRGWVDPDVLSGRA; translated from the coding sequence ATGAAATGGACCTCGGCGCTTGCCATCTATCTGCTCTTCTGGGCGTTCAGCGCCTTTTTCGTGCTACCCTTTCACGGCCGCAAGGCTGAGGATGATGCGGAGCCCTTGGTGAAAGGGCAGGAACCAGGGGCGCCGGCCACAGTCCGCCCGCTCCGCATTCTCGCGCAGATGACCATCGTCGCGACGATCAGCTTCGTCATCTATTACATCGCTTATGTACGCGGCTGGGTCGATCCTGACGTGCTCAGCGGGCGGGCCTGA
- a CDS encoding lipoprotein-releasing ABC transporter permease subunit, producing the protein MILRPYERTIFKRYMLPQRGEGFIFVAAAFSFIAVTLGVAALVIVMSVMNGVRADLFDKIVGLNGHAVVQGFGGRLDDWQDVLKQARATPGVVSATPLIEQPLLATSSGRVEGILARGMLVSDIRRNETLNAKVLQGGLDTLTPGSGNVAIGSELARNLGAQVGSTLTIINPAGRSTPFGTVPREIGYRVSAVFEIGVYDFDKAYVVMPMEDAQLLLLTGDQIGMIEIKTTDPDKVGAILQPLAEKLASQAVISDWRSMNSSLFEALSIERVAMFVILSLIVLVAAFNIVSSLIMLVRAKTRDMAILRTMGAPRDAVLRIFMAIGLSIGIAGTLFGMAIGFSLLYFRQGVLRSAEFITGQPLWDPSIRFLSELPSKPDPFEIVGIAVMAIVFSFLATLYPALKAANTDPVQVLRYE; encoded by the coding sequence ATGATTCTGCGTCCTTACGAGCGCACCATCTTCAAACGTTACATGCTGCCGCAGCGCGGCGAGGGGTTCATCTTCGTCGCCGCCGCTTTCAGCTTCATCGCGGTTACGCTCGGCGTCGCCGCGCTGGTCATTGTGATGAGCGTGATGAACGGGGTGCGCGCAGATCTGTTCGACAAGATCGTCGGGCTCAATGGCCATGCGGTCGTGCAGGGCTTCGGCGGCCGACTTGATGACTGGCAGGATGTCCTGAAACAGGCGCGCGCCACGCCGGGGGTGGTGTCGGCGACGCCGCTGATCGAACAACCCTTGCTTGCCACGTCGAGCGGTCGCGTCGAGGGCATTTTGGCGCGCGGGATGCTGGTCTCGGACATTCGCCGCAACGAGACGCTCAACGCCAAGGTTTTGCAGGGCGGCCTCGATACGCTGACCCCTGGATCGGGCAATGTTGCGATCGGCAGCGAACTTGCGCGCAATCTGGGGGCGCAGGTCGGCTCCACGTTGACGATCATCAATCCTGCGGGCCGCTCGACCCCCTTCGGCACCGTGCCCCGCGAAATCGGCTACCGCGTGTCGGCGGTGTTCGAGATCGGCGTCTATGATTTCGACAAGGCCTATGTCGTCATGCCGATGGAGGACGCGCAGCTTCTTCTGCTCACCGGTGACCAGATCGGGATGATCGAGATCAAGACCACCGACCCCGACAAGGTCGGCGCCATTCTGCAGCCGCTCGCCGAGAAACTGGCCTCGCAAGCCGTGATCTCCGACTGGCGTTCGATGAATTCGAGCCTGTTCGAGGCGCTCTCGATCGAGCGCGTTGCCATGTTCGTGATCCTGTCGCTGATCGTGCTCGTTGCAGCATTCAATATCGTGTCCTCGCTGATCATGCTGGTGCGCGCGAAAACCCGCGACATGGCGATCTTGCGCACAATGGGCGCCCCGCGCGATGCAGTGCTGCGCATCTTCATGGCGATCGGCCTTTCGATCGGCATTGCGGGCACCCTCTTTGGCATGGCGATCGGTTTCAGCCTCCTTTATTTCCGGCAGGGTGTGCTGCGTAGCGCCGAATTCATCACCGGCCAGCCGCTTTGGGATCCCTCGATCCGCTTCCTGTCCGAACTGCCGTCGAAGCCTGATCCCTTCGAGATCGTCGGCATCGCGGTGATGGCAATCGTTTTCAGCTTTCTCGCGACCCTCTATCCCGCGTTAAAGGCCGCCAACACCGACCCTGTGCAGGTCCTGCGCTATGAGTGA
- a CDS encoding ABC transporter ATP-binding protein — protein MSDVVLDLVGLKRSFTQGEVTIDVLRGVYAHLKRGEIVALLGPSGSGKSTMLQAVGLLEGGFGGTIRIDGEDVTRLSQGERTRTRREKIGFVYQFHHLLPDFNAIENVVLPQLIRGAPQREAEERAADLLGRLGLAERLHHKPSKLSGGEQQRVAVARALANRPLLVLADEPTGNLDEATADRVFDQFVKLVRDHGSAALVATHNERLATKMDRVLRLHEGHIEA, from the coding sequence ATGAGTGACGTCGTGCTCGACCTTGTCGGCCTCAAGCGCAGTTTCACCCAGGGCGAGGTGACGATCGACGTGCTGCGCGGCGTGTACGCGCATCTGAAGCGCGGCGAGATCGTCGCGCTGCTGGGCCCGTCGGGCTCGGGCAAGTCGACGATGCTGCAGGCGGTGGGCCTTCTCGAAGGCGGCTTTGGCGGCACAATCCGCATCGATGGCGAGGATGTCACCCGGCTGAGCCAGGGCGAGCGCACCCGCACGCGGCGCGAAAAGATCGGCTTTGTCTATCAATTCCACCACCTGCTTCCCGATTTCAACGCGATCGAGAATGTCGTGCTGCCGCAGCTCATCCGCGGTGCGCCGCAGCGCGAGGCGGAAGAACGCGCTGCCGATTTGCTCGGACGATTGGGCCTTGCCGAGCGATTGCACCACAAGCCGAGCAAGTTGTCGGGGGGGGAGCAGCAGCGCGTTGCCGTGGCGCGCGCGCTTGCGAACCGTCCGCTGCTGGTACTCGCCGACGAACCCACGGGCAATCTCGATGAGGCCACCGCCGACCGCGTGTTCGACCAGTTCGTAAAGCTGGTCCGCGACCATGGCTCGGCCGCCCTCGTTGCGACCCATAACGAGAGACTTGCAACGAAGATGGACCGCGTGCTGCGCTTGCATGAGGGGCATATCGAGGCCTAG
- a CDS encoding glutathione peroxidase: MALYDLSAPLPGGGTQSMADYRGKVLLIVNTASKCGFTPQYAELEALYRDYKDRGFEVLAFPCNQFGGQEPGDADEIANFCSLTYDVTFPVMAKISVNGSDADPIFKHLKREKTGLIGSGIKWNFTKFLVDRSGKVVSRHAPTTKPEQLRAEIEALLG, from the coding sequence ATGGCGCTTTACGATCTTTCCGCGCCGCTACCGGGTGGCGGCACGCAGTCGATGGCCGATTATCGCGGAAAGGTGCTGCTCATCGTCAACACCGCGTCGAAATGCGGCTTCACGCCCCAATATGCCGAACTTGAAGCCCTCTACCGCGATTACAAGGACCGCGGATTCGAGGTGCTGGCCTTTCCGTGCAATCAATTCGGCGGGCAGGAGCCGGGCGACGCCGACGAGATCGCGAACTTTTGCTCGCTCACCTATGATGTGACTTTTCCGGTGATGGCGAAGATCAGCGTCAACGGCAGCGATGCCGACCCGATCTTCAAGCATCTAAAGCGCGAGAAAACCGGGCTGATTGGCAGTGGGATCAAGTGGAATTTCACCAAGTTCCTGGTCGATCGCAGCGGCAAGGTCGTCTCGCGCCATGCGCCAACAACAAAGCCTGAGCAGCTTCGCGCCGAGATCGAGGCACTGCTGGGATAG